From a region of the Aeoliella mucimassa genome:
- a CDS encoding PEP-CTERM sorting domain-containing protein (PEP-CTERM proteins occur, often in large numbers, in the proteomes of bacteria that also encode an exosortase, a predicted intramembrane cysteine proteinase. The presence of a PEP-CTERM domain at a protein's C-terminus predicts cleavage within the sorting domain, followed by covalent anchoring to some some component of the (usually Gram-negative) cell surface. Many PEP-CTERM proteins exhibit an unusual sequence composition that includes large numbers of potential glycosylation sites. Expression of one such protein has been shown restore the ability of a bacterium to form floc, a type of biofilm.): MTLALGGVPTAKAASVSWGAAFELVSVDDLDFSDTHILATNGGNDVGVQVAGVTFDNYISPNFSSVSGEPSWLTTDPGDGDFFSFNIAGVDVYNTTTGDDGLDKILATHMYGDAPLTELNHTIHGLTIGETYKVQVIGSADDRGVCCDNFVTHVDGGDSAGGVTIHRLSDLDADTVSHVTMAVGTFTADATTQQFSTIGQTSDGTPFGANEGLGGFSAVIVSSDSPFGSANVVANIDRSTGAITLTNTSTIGTANILAYSLTSAAGAFDHTEWKSIAENYDVDGPNTADAGAMMGSVDVDNAWTIYSAAGDDTDLSEGEFSAGDGGAIAPGQSVSLGNVWRQTPYEDVTAELLFDDGTIRTLAVTYSGDGIVAGDLDGNGVIDALDWESFKSGQGSNFATMSPARAYQLGNLQADNYHDLHDFALFEAAYDAANGPGALATLVSGVPEPSSCALLLLVAAGVCLGKLHRRRLQVLAVVAAVLLVIPSSASAVTVHWGPAFELTSVDDLDFSGTNIRAINGGNDVGIEIGGVSFDHYESPDFGAITGEPSWFTTTVSGGAFNGFAQSTLDVYSPTTGDAGLDVLLGAHAYADPPLTELTHVISGLTVGKSYQVQVIGQADNRGVCCDDFVTNIDGGEAAGGATIHRFVDLDSDDLKHVSTVYGTFTADATSVEFTTTGQTSNGLASGANQGHGGFSGLIVSEVETAKVFRMGLEVNTATGNIQLVNNTDAAIDFDSYQIRSAGTAPDYIGSLNEAGWLSIAERPSPIAGFPQSTGGGQGWEVGPYASANELVEWYLNDEGSESSLASGASINLGSAFDTSVGVEDLEFFYKLPSGAIVVGLVDYYSAAAIAGDYNGDNIVNLADYTIWRDTLGSSTDLRADGNGDSVVDASDYTVWKDNFGATASSLDGLTSPAPTAVPEPGAWLLMLIGLAAVITRYRCFESREHAFVSSAPKALILASGALIIAWATLGSTAQAMVTNDREYWFGEDGLEGASQGAIIGSSNSGGLATGYTADSKGPSMAYLDLLQAGDPTYENVGPSGLSRPGVAGTQYGARFDGEDSLLTGKPLNRPDELALLVQPSLYPIDYTGITSRGVQLWVYPDSESLGTGAQTLVFDTQVMGGPQISADGKWTQGNSQHTADNFNGFGAVPGDVSVVGDTWQHLMQHVYNKGDENAARIVSGSGTMNHIAVVYVDGVAVSANADNMPAGFDLTAQGFSGDLIVGAEDDGEGGYKNHFDGVIDDLQMYVFGNNETGSSGVLSDGEDWGTFDLFADNDWIAMEIANSVPGGVLEPGDVNKDGEVDSLDVDAFVLGWKYENVMTGAHSVMTVGDWNTWDKGDMNHDGITNLADAFILHQALVANTGVGLDFGLLADTTVPEPSSVVLLAIGAVMMAWGRQRLVRR, from the coding sequence ATGACACTCGCCTTGGGGGGAGTCCCTACGGCCAAGGCCGCATCGGTAAGTTGGGGGGCTGCTTTCGAGCTAGTATCGGTCGACGATCTCGATTTTAGCGACACACATATTCTAGCGACAAACGGAGGCAACGACGTCGGCGTGCAAGTGGCTGGCGTTACCTTTGATAACTACATCAGTCCCAATTTTAGTTCTGTATCGGGAGAACCTTCATGGTTGACGACCGATCCTGGGGATGGCGACTTCTTTAGCTTCAATATCGCCGGAGTCGATGTCTATAACACCACGACAGGCGATGATGGGCTCGACAAGATCTTGGCGACCCATATGTATGGAGACGCACCGCTCACGGAGTTGAATCATACGATTCATGGACTAACGATCGGGGAAACTTATAAAGTACAAGTCATTGGGTCGGCCGACGATCGTGGTGTGTGCTGCGATAACTTCGTGACCCACGTTGATGGTGGCGATAGTGCGGGAGGAGTCACCATCCACCGCCTCTCCGATCTCGATGCTGATACGGTGAGCCATGTGACTATGGCAGTCGGCACCTTTACAGCCGATGCCACCACACAGCAATTTTCTACGATTGGACAGACCTCCGATGGCACCCCGTTTGGAGCCAATGAGGGATTAGGGGGATTCTCAGCGGTCATCGTGTCGTCCGATTCTCCATTCGGCTCTGCGAATGTAGTGGCGAACATCGATCGCAGCACCGGAGCAATCACACTCACGAACACTTCGACGATCGGCACCGCGAACATTCTCGCCTATTCGCTTACTTCCGCAGCAGGGGCGTTTGATCACACGGAGTGGAAATCGATTGCGGAGAACTACGACGTCGATGGCCCGAATACTGCCGACGCTGGAGCCATGATGGGAAGTGTGGATGTCGACAATGCGTGGACCATCTACTCGGCGGCGGGAGACGACACTGATCTGAGCGAAGGAGAATTCTCGGCTGGCGACGGTGGTGCCATCGCGCCTGGGCAGTCGGTCAGCCTTGGCAATGTCTGGCGACAAACTCCGTACGAAGACGTGACCGCCGAGCTTCTGTTCGACGATGGAACCATCCGTACGCTAGCGGTTACCTACTCGGGCGATGGCATCGTCGCGGGTGACTTGGACGGCAACGGAGTGATCGATGCCTTAGACTGGGAGTCTTTCAAGTCAGGACAAGGATCAAACTTTGCCACGATGAGCCCTGCTCGGGCGTATCAGCTCGGCAATCTCCAGGCAGATAACTACCACGATCTGCACGACTTCGCATTGTTCGAAGCCGCCTACGATGCGGCGAACGGTCCGGGAGCTTTGGCTACGCTCGTGTCAGGGGTTCCTGAACCATCGTCGTGTGCATTGCTTCTACTCGTCGCCGCAGGCGTGTGCCTGGGCAAACTCCACCGCCGACGGCTGCAAGTGCTGGCAGTGGTGGCTGCTGTTCTGCTGGTGATTCCTTCCTCGGCTTCTGCAGTCACCGTGCATTGGGGACCCGCGTTCGAACTCACTTCAGTCGACGATCTCGACTTCAGTGGAACGAACATTCGAGCCATCAACGGTGGCAACGACGTCGGCATCGAAATCGGTGGTGTCTCTTTTGACCATTACGAAAGCCCTGATTTCGGAGCCATCACCGGTGAACCCTCTTGGTTTACCACCACAGTGAGTGGTGGTGCTTTCAACGGCTTCGCCCAGTCGACGCTCGATGTCTACAGTCCTACTACTGGTGACGCTGGCCTCGACGTTTTGCTGGGTGCACACGCTTATGCCGATCCACCACTCACGGAACTAACCCATGTGATTAGTGGGCTAACCGTTGGCAAATCGTACCAGGTGCAAGTCATCGGTCAGGCCGACAACCGGGGCGTGTGCTGCGACGATTTCGTCACTAATATCGACGGCGGCGAAGCAGCAGGCGGGGCGACCATTCACCGCTTTGTCGATCTCGATAGCGATGACCTCAAGCACGTAAGCACCGTGTATGGCACGTTTACCGCCGATGCTACGTCGGTGGAGTTTACCACCACGGGGCAAACCTCCAACGGTTTGGCCAGCGGTGCGAACCAAGGGCATGGCGGTTTTAGCGGGCTGATTGTCTCGGAAGTCGAAACAGCCAAAGTCTTCCGGATGGGGCTTGAAGTTAATACGGCCACCGGCAACATCCAACTCGTCAACAACACAGATGCAGCGATCGATTTCGATAGCTACCAGATACGCAGCGCCGGAACTGCACCGGACTACATCGGTTCGTTGAACGAAGCTGGATGGTTAAGCATCGCGGAACGCCCCTCGCCGATTGCAGGTTTTCCCCAGTCGACCGGCGGCGGTCAGGGCTGGGAAGTCGGTCCGTATGCGAGTGCCAACGAACTGGTCGAGTGGTACTTGAACGACGAGGGTAGCGAGTCGAGCCTGGCAAGTGGTGCCTCGATCAATCTCGGTAGTGCGTTCGATACGAGCGTGGGTGTGGAGGATCTCGAGTTCTTCTACAAGCTGCCGAGTGGTGCGATCGTGGTTGGGCTTGTGGACTACTACAGCGCAGCGGCAATCGCTGGCGACTACAACGGAGACAATATTGTGAATCTTGCGGACTACACGATTTGGCGCGACACGCTAGGATCAAGCACCGACTTGCGTGCCGATGGCAATGGCGATTCGGTGGTCGATGCCAGCGACTACACGGTTTGGAAGGACAACTTTGGAGCCACGGCCAGCTCTCTCGATGGCTTAACAAGCCCAGCACCGACAGCGGTGCCTGAACCTGGTGCATGGCTCTTAATGTTGATTGGCTTGGCAGCAGTCATCACTCGTTACCGATGTTTCGAGTCGCGTGAACATGCATTCGTGTCGTCGGCACCAAAGGCATTAATTCTTGCTAGCGGAGCGTTGATCATCGCCTGGGCGACTCTGGGCAGCACCGCCCAGGCGATGGTTACCAACGATCGTGAATACTGGTTTGGCGAAGATGGCCTGGAAGGGGCTTCGCAAGGAGCCATCATCGGCAGTAGCAATAGTGGTGGTCTCGCGACAGGCTACACTGCCGATAGCAAAGGTCCTTCGATGGCCTACCTCGATCTGCTACAAGCCGGCGACCCGACCTACGAAAATGTGGGACCCAGCGGACTCTCGCGGCCCGGCGTCGCAGGCACGCAGTACGGCGCCCGTTTCGATGGCGAAGATAGCCTGCTGACCGGTAAGCCGCTCAATCGTCCCGACGAACTGGCATTACTCGTGCAGCCCTCGCTGTACCCGATCGACTACACCGGCATCACTTCGCGCGGTGTGCAATTGTGGGTCTATCCCGATAGCGAATCACTTGGCACCGGTGCACAGACTCTCGTGTTCGACACCCAGGTGATGGGGGGGCCACAGATCTCGGCCGATGGCAAATGGACACAGGGCAACAGTCAACACACGGCCGACAACTTCAATGGTTTCGGTGCAGTGCCTGGCGATGTGAGTGTCGTAGGTGACACTTGGCAGCATCTAATGCAGCACGTTTATAACAAAGGCGACGAGAATGCAGCTCGCATCGTTTCCGGATCCGGAACAATGAATCACATTGCCGTGGTGTACGTCGATGGAGTCGCTGTGTCGGCCAACGCAGACAATATGCCAGCGGGATTCGATCTAACTGCCCAAGGCTTTAGTGGCGATCTGATCGTTGGGGCCGAGGACGATGGCGAGGGTGGCTACAAGAACCACTTTGACGGAGTGATTGACGACCTTCAGATGTACGTGTTCGGCAACAACGAAACTGGTTCCTCTGGGGTGCTCTCCGATGGAGAGGACTGGGGCACGTTCGATCTGTTTGCCGACAATGATTGGATTGCCATGGAGATCGCCAACAGCGTGCCAGGCGGAGTGCTGGAACCCGGCGACGTGAACAAAGATGGCGAGGTCGATAGCCTGGATGTCGATGCGTTTGTTCTTGGATGGAAATACGAGAACGTGATGACCGGAGCCCATAGTGTGATGACCGTTGGCGACTGGAACACGTGGGATAAAGGCGACATGAACCACGATGGAATCACCAACCTGGCCGACGCGTTCATTCTGCACCAGGCACTTGTCGCCAATACCGGTGTGGGACTCGACTTTGGACTGTTGGCCGATACGACGGTTCCAGAGCCCAGTTCCGTGGTGCTACTTGCCATCGGCGCTGTGATGATGGCTTGGGGCCGCCAACGCCTGGTACGTCGTTGA
- a CDS encoding glucose 1-dehydrogenase translates to MKLQDKVAIITGGSKGIGLGCARVFGKHGARVVIASRGKEAGEAAVAELAADGITALFVATDVAKPAEMQHLVEKAVEEFGQLDCLVNNAGWHPPAMSIDQTSVQEFEELLRWNLTSTFAGCKFAVPHLRKTRGSIINMSSEVGLIGQAAAPAYVSSKAGQVGLTKALAIDLAADGIRVNAVCPAGVMTPLMQEWADTEYDPAAALRCVDSWHLLGRMATADEIGEVCAFLASSEASFLTGQAICPDGGAALGYRR, encoded by the coding sequence ATGAAGCTTCAAGATAAAGTGGCCATCATCACCGGGGGATCCAAGGGAATCGGCCTGGGTTGCGCCCGCGTGTTTGGTAAGCATGGAGCTCGCGTGGTGATCGCGTCACGCGGCAAAGAAGCAGGCGAAGCCGCCGTGGCCGAGTTGGCTGCCGACGGGATCACCGCGCTGTTCGTAGCGACCGATGTTGCCAAACCAGCGGAAATGCAGCACCTAGTTGAGAAAGCGGTCGAAGAATTCGGTCAACTGGACTGCTTGGTGAACAACGCTGGCTGGCATCCTCCGGCGATGTCCATCGATCAAACGAGTGTGCAGGAGTTCGAAGAACTGTTGCGGTGGAATCTCACCAGCACGTTTGCCGGCTGTAAATTTGCGGTTCCGCATCTGCGAAAGACCCGCGGTAGCATCATTAATATGTCGAGCGAAGTGGGACTGATCGGGCAGGCCGCTGCGCCGGCTTATGTTTCATCGAAGGCGGGGCAGGTTGGTTTGACCAAGGCCCTCGCCATAGACCTGGCTGCCGATGGAATTCGTGTGAATGCTGTTTGCCCAGCAGGAGTGATGACTCCACTCATGCAGGAATGGGCAGACACGGAATACGATCCCGCAGCGGCGCTGCGTTGCGTGGACAGCTGGCACTTGCTGGGGCGGATGGCAACGGCCGACGAGATTGGCGAAGTCTGCGCTTTTCTCGCTTCAAGCGAAGCCTCATTTCTTACGGGGCAGGCGATCTGCCCCGATGGCGGAGCGGCGTTGGGGTACCGTCGTTAA
- a CDS encoding Ldh family oxidoreductase — MPQIITKSRCVDHLALTRFISGLFRSAGLPDGDAQLAATILVEANLRGIDSHGVARVPHYLNRLRHGSINPLPKMQTDQLSPASGLLDGDHGLGHLVMYRAAEQAIEIAQHGGAGWVAVRNSSHCGSLAYYGEQIARAGMIAMVFTHVDSLVLPYGAKKPFCGTNPLCICAPMSIDGERSQDHPYVCLDMATSRVPWNTVANAAKEQVSIELGWAVDKEGHDTNTAEQVAALHPMGDYKGSGLGLMIDVLCSLLSGAPFGPDISKMYGNPDERRYLGGLIGAIDIARFVPLQSFCDRLTSMIEQWNDLPPTQPGSKVLYPGEPEWLIRKERMATGVPIGLQVLADLDEQAVFYGQSTLSSESSEATVMPEPHFSKEGLWRKRESAY; from the coding sequence ATGCCGCAGATTATCACCAAGTCCCGGTGTGTCGATCATCTGGCCCTCACCCGATTTATAAGCGGGCTCTTCCGTTCGGCCGGCCTGCCCGATGGCGACGCGCAGCTGGCGGCTACGATCCTGGTGGAGGCAAATCTGCGCGGCATCGACTCGCATGGGGTAGCGAGAGTTCCTCACTACCTGAACCGCCTCCGCCATGGAAGCATCAACCCGCTTCCAAAAATGCAAACCGATCAGTTAAGCCCTGCATCGGGACTGCTCGACGGCGACCATGGCCTGGGGCACCTGGTAATGTATCGCGCGGCCGAGCAGGCGATTGAAATCGCCCAGCACGGTGGCGCTGGCTGGGTGGCGGTGCGAAATTCCAGCCATTGCGGATCGCTAGCCTATTACGGCGAACAGATCGCTCGGGCGGGGATGATAGCGATGGTGTTCACGCATGTCGACTCGCTAGTGCTACCCTATGGAGCCAAAAAGCCTTTCTGCGGAACCAATCCGCTTTGCATCTGTGCACCGATGTCGATCGATGGGGAACGCTCGCAGGATCACCCGTACGTGTGCCTCGACATGGCGACGAGCCGCGTACCTTGGAATACCGTAGCGAATGCGGCCAAGGAGCAAGTTTCCATCGAACTCGGCTGGGCGGTGGACAAAGAAGGACACGACACCAACACGGCCGAACAAGTTGCTGCGCTGCATCCGATGGGCGACTACAAAGGCTCCGGACTAGGCCTGATGATCGATGTCCTTTGCTCGCTGCTCAGCGGTGCTCCCTTTGGACCTGACATCTCGAAAATGTATGGCAATCCCGACGAGCGTAGGTATCTCGGTGGATTGATCGGAGCAATCGATATTGCCCGGTTTGTACCGCTTCAGTCGTTCTGCGACCGATTGACAAGCATGATCGAGCAATGGAACGATCTACCCCCTACGCAGCCAGGCAGTAAGGTTCTCTACCCAGGCGAACCAGAATGGTTGATTCGCAAAGAACGCATGGCGACCGGGGTTCCGATCGGCCTGCAGGTGCTCGCCGACCTAGATGAGCAAGCTGTTTTTTATGGCCAATCAACCCTCTCATCCGAATCGTCGGAAGCAACGGTCATGCCTGAACCACACTTCTCGAAGGAAGGTCTCTGGCGGAAGCGAGAGAGTGCGTACTAA
- a CDS encoding GntR family transcriptional regulator, translating to MSTVGDPLHRSAIRHYVVDGLLLEVFRRDLPAGSRLIVQQLTSKFGVSSTPVREALVELESIGIVEFVHNRGVMVRPFGPRQLREIYQLRKILEIEAARGASGHIDLHELSELDDQFAELQKCPISQKEQKDWSEREMASDRHLHELVATHCGNSRLSEELRRYNRLMQVIRDIVGNQRQAQELAIDEHRKIVRALADDNVEQAAAAMAEHIDRTAKSAEHVFFGDEQA from the coding sequence ATGAGCACCGTAGGCGACCCACTTCATCGTTCGGCAATTCGGCACTATGTTGTCGACGGATTGCTATTGGAGGTCTTCCGGCGCGATTTGCCCGCTGGATCGCGGCTGATTGTGCAGCAATTGACTTCGAAGTTTGGAGTTAGCTCTACGCCAGTTCGCGAAGCACTGGTGGAGCTGGAGTCGATCGGCATCGTTGAGTTTGTGCACAATCGAGGGGTGATGGTCCGTCCGTTCGGGCCGCGGCAGCTTCGCGAGATCTACCAACTACGAAAGATCCTAGAGATCGAAGCCGCCCGCGGAGCGAGTGGACATATTGATCTGCACGAACTCTCGGAGCTAGACGACCAGTTTGCCGAGCTGCAGAAGTGTCCTATTTCGCAGAAAGAGCAGAAAGACTGGTCGGAACGCGAGATGGCCAGCGATCGTCACCTGCACGAACTGGTAGCCACGCACTGCGGCAACAGCCGACTATCCGAAGAGCTGCGTCGCTACAATCGATTGATGCAAGTGATTCGCGATATCGTCGGAAATCAGCGACAAGCTCAAGAGTTGGCGATCGACGAGCATCGTAAGATCGTCCGCGCCCTGGCCGACGACAATGTGGAACAAGCGGCCGCTGCCATGGCCGAGCACATCGATCGCACCGCGAAGTCAGCAGAGCACGTCTTCTTTGGCGACGAACAGGCGTAG
- a CDS encoding sigma-70 family RNA polymerase sigma factor: MVTESRNRVFCFIYSMLHNIADAEDVYQQSTIVMWNKFDEFEEGTNFVNWALAIAHNKIKQFQRQSGRQRVFFDDSVMQLMAETYATLDIKQPPSERMEGLLHCLSKLADKQRRVLRLRYSDSVSIRDLAKQERKSEAAMVMVLARLRKSLQSCISSMLSRGMADG; the protein is encoded by the coding sequence ATGGTCACGGAGAGCCGAAACCGTGTGTTTTGCTTCATCTATTCGATGCTGCACAACATTGCGGACGCGGAAGATGTGTACCAGCAGTCAACCATCGTGATGTGGAATAAGTTCGATGAGTTTGAAGAGGGAACCAATTTCGTCAACTGGGCTCTGGCAATTGCCCACAACAAAATCAAACAATTCCAACGGCAATCGGGTCGTCAACGCGTGTTTTTCGATGACTCCGTCATGCAACTAATGGCCGAAACGTACGCCACACTCGACATCAAGCAGCCTCCGTCCGAACGCATGGAAGGTCTGCTGCATTGCCTGAGCAAATTGGCCGATAAGCAGCGACGGGTACTCCGGCTTCGCTACTCCGATAGTGTCTCCATCCGCGACCTGGCGAAGCAAGAGCGAAAGTCAGAAGCGGCCATGGTAATGGTCCTCGCGCGTCTGCGTAAGTCGCTGCAGTCTTGCATTTCCTCGATGCTTTCGCGAGGAATGGCCGATGGATAA
- a CDS encoding LamG domain-containing protein — MDNYKDQDELFLLLELAMTGRADDSQLMRLQWLLEHDSEARELYARAWMLDVDLRQVLQSSSGMNLHVDSCAACEDESSADTVKPAPHTSWQHKCRTLIGKYPYYLAVSLLLVVGVVGYTAGRNNWANTGERLARSNGPSAAEEARNWQTSAIPLQARDLRVHLTKASRCVWGNATGDSKVFNPGNVERGESLELLEGFATFAVVADNWEASIQIEGPAGIVVTSEALPALRHGQMLVNVTSASKPLVVDLPYAEVNLMPGSEVGVLAFGGLCEVHVFRGVASVESLWNMAADADVRSDGAYVVPEGTSISMGVTDANYIKLTEGAANRGMFDASEFRKGGQLVVTNDYIEQVLAAKPIAYWRFEQIIGGLIENTVQDNYALRVYGDVCIDGLTGNRFLSFPLDENAGHQRFLCTTKPITSALPGDYSIEFWVNPSHFHTATIFTFLVPEMGRREMMTTWNDNPVSQHGLLIELGGFSGKVGLMQPRRIRSVHRSPADCVGGTSSFSDRDYTIREWQHVTCVKQGKKLCVYLNGELVSQAEDDTNLPGNLSAVIGQISDTRFERSFYGQIDELAVYDHALSVDEIRSHRQAAHFVGTSLSLRSATSQGLDRKSE, encoded by the coding sequence ATGGATAATTACAAGGATCAAGACGAACTCTTCCTATTGCTTGAGTTGGCCATGACCGGACGGGCCGACGATAGTCAATTGATGCGACTCCAGTGGCTGCTCGAGCACGATAGCGAGGCTCGGGAACTCTACGCCCGGGCGTGGATGCTCGATGTCGACTTGCGGCAAGTTCTGCAATCAAGCAGTGGGATGAACCTGCACGTTGACTCCTGTGCTGCGTGCGAGGATGAGAGCTCGGCCGATACAGTTAAGCCTGCACCCCACACGTCCTGGCAACACAAATGCCGGACTCTCATCGGCAAATATCCCTACTATTTGGCAGTTTCGTTGCTGCTGGTTGTCGGAGTGGTTGGTTACACCGCCGGCAGAAACAATTGGGCCAATACCGGCGAGAGACTTGCACGTTCTAATGGCCCCTCGGCGGCCGAAGAAGCTCGTAACTGGCAAACGTCAGCGATACCGTTGCAAGCCAGAGATCTTCGCGTGCATCTTACGAAAGCCTCCCGATGTGTGTGGGGCAACGCTACCGGGGACTCCAAAGTATTCAATCCCGGCAATGTCGAACGGGGGGAGTCGCTGGAATTGCTAGAGGGGTTTGCAACATTTGCAGTAGTGGCTGACAACTGGGAAGCAAGCATCCAAATAGAGGGCCCCGCAGGCATCGTCGTTACTTCCGAAGCGTTACCTGCCTTGCGTCACGGGCAGATGCTGGTGAATGTGACCAGCGCGTCTAAACCCTTGGTGGTAGACCTTCCCTACGCAGAAGTAAATTTGATGCCAGGTTCGGAAGTCGGAGTGCTCGCGTTCGGTGGACTGTGCGAAGTGCATGTATTTCGTGGGGTCGCTAGCGTAGAAAGCCTGTGGAATATGGCCGCCGATGCCGACGTTCGCTCCGATGGGGCCTACGTGGTGCCGGAAGGAACCTCGATTTCGATGGGCGTGACCGACGCGAACTATATTAAGCTCACCGAAGGTGCTGCCAACCGGGGCATGTTCGATGCTTCGGAGTTCCGAAAAGGTGGTCAGCTTGTTGTTACAAATGACTACATCGAACAGGTGCTGGCCGCTAAACCGATCGCCTACTGGCGATTCGAGCAAATCATTGGTGGGCTCATTGAGAACACCGTGCAGGATAACTATGCCCTACGAGTCTATGGCGACGTTTGCATCGATGGGCTTACCGGCAACCGCTTCCTGAGCTTTCCGCTCGACGAAAACGCGGGACACCAGCGATTCCTCTGCACTACCAAACCAATCACTTCGGCGCTACCCGGTGATTACTCCATCGAGTTTTGGGTAAATCCCAGTCACTTCCATACCGCAACGATCTTTACCTTCCTGGTCCCCGAGATGGGGCGCCGAGAGATGATGACCACTTGGAACGATAACCCCGTTTCACAGCATGGACTATTGATCGAGCTGGGAGGCTTCTCGGGTAAAGTTGGCCTCATGCAACCGCGAAGGATTCGTTCGGTGCATCGCAGTCCCGCGGATTGTGTAGGGGGAACTTCCAGCTTCTCCGATCGAGACTATACGATTCGCGAATGGCAACACGTAACTTGTGTAAAGCAAGGCAAGAAGCTCTGCGTTTATCTTAATGGAGAGCTCGTTAGCCAAGCTGAGGATGATACTAACCTGCCTGGCAATCTGAGTGCAGTGATCGGGCAGATATCGGACACCCGCTTTGAACGTTCGTTTTATGGACAGATTGACGAACTCGCTGTTTACGACCACGCATTGTCGGTCGACGAGATTCGTAGCCACCGTCAAGCAGCCCACTTTGTGGGTACATCTCTCTCGCTTCGATCAGCGACTTCCCAAGGCTTGGACCGCAAATCGGAATAG
- a CDS encoding DUF1559 family PulG-like putative transporter gives MRFLHHHLVKVGTRRTAFTLVELLVVIAIIGILVALLLPAVQAAREAARRAECVNKEKQHVLAFLQYADQRGKLPPARLGCDSGSANQPANACDASLNNAEVSISGFFAILPNLEQEALFNQLVTTPPFPEETLRFNPEEDRMYARMWFREPQNIQLLQTTVDVYRCPSDEALPLYTHLGPNVTFATGSYAMTMGTKGPADTADYSSRGGNVKWNNTGAFQYTGRQRALKQITDGLSNTFFVGEASGGDQLSGRNRWIIASRYIDSMRTTCYPLNTPAELDLAATSSWFSTGYITNGAFRSFHPGGGNFGFGDGHVEFIAEEIGLDVYQALSTIAGDYGKQEPLNLAR, from the coding sequence ATGAGGTTTCTTCACCATCACTTAGTAAAAGTCGGTACTAGACGCACCGCGTTCACCCTGGTGGAACTATTGGTAGTGATTGCCATCATTGGCATTCTCGTAGCACTTCTGCTACCCGCCGTGCAGGCAGCTCGCGAAGCTGCCCGCCGGGCGGAGTGTGTGAACAAAGAGAAACAGCACGTGCTCGCTTTCCTGCAGTATGCCGACCAGCGAGGCAAGCTTCCTCCAGCGCGATTGGGTTGCGATAGTGGCAGTGCGAATCAACCGGCAAATGCTTGCGATGCCAGCTTGAACAATGCCGAAGTCTCCATCAGCGGCTTCTTTGCTATTCTACCGAATCTCGAGCAGGAAGCACTCTTCAATCAACTGGTTACGACTCCCCCATTTCCGGAGGAAACCCTCCGGTTCAATCCAGAAGAAGACCGGATGTACGCTCGCATGTGGTTCCGTGAACCACAAAACATCCAGTTACTACAGACCACCGTTGATGTTTATCGCTGCCCCAGCGACGAAGCGCTGCCGCTCTATACCCATTTAGGGCCCAACGTAACTTTTGCCACAGGTAGCTACGCGATGACGATGGGTACCAAAGGGCCCGCAGATACTGCCGATTATTCCTCGCGGGGTGGCAACGTAAAGTGGAACAACACGGGCGCGTTCCAGTACACCGGTAGACAACGTGCCTTAAAGCAAATCACCGATGGCTTGAGCAACACGTTTTTCGTCGGCGAAGCCTCGGGGGGCGACCAGCTTAGTGGTCGCAATCGATGGATCATTGCATCGCGGTATATCGACTCGATGCGTACGACTTGCTATCCGCTAAACACTCCCGCGGAATTGGATCTGGCCGCTACCAGCAGCTGGTTTTCGACTGGATATATCACGAATGGTGCTTTTCGCAGCTTCCATCCTGGCGGCGGTAACTTCGGTTTTGGCGACGGCCACGTCGAGTTCATCGCCGAAGAGATTGGCCTGGATGTGTATCAGGCCCTTTCGACGATTGCTGGCGACTACGGTAAGCAAGAGCCATTGAACCTGGCTCGCTAG